One Microtus pennsylvanicus isolate mMicPen1 chromosome 3, mMicPen1.hap1, whole genome shotgun sequence DNA window includes the following coding sequences:
- the LOC142846777 gene encoding olfactory receptor 10N1-like, with protein MRNYTLLNEFILLGIPQTQGLETLLFVVLLFIYFFTLLGNSLIFTAIVSSSTLHTPMYFFLGLLSIFDMLFPSVTCPKMLLYLSGQSSSISYKGCAAQLFFYHLLGSTEGCLYSVMACDRYVAICHPLRYMLIMKPGVCVSLVTIACSVGFLHATILTSFTFHLVYCASNQVDYFFCDLPAVLPLACSDSRLAQMVGSINVGILALMFVFSISFSYAHIGIAILRISSAEGRQKAFSTCSAHLTAILCAYGPVIIIYLQRTPNPLLGALMQILNNIVSPMLNALIYSLRNKEVKRSLRRVFHTLAEVFRN; from the coding sequence ATGAGGAACTACACACTACTCAATGAATTCATCCTACTGGGAATACCCCAAACACAAGGACTGGAGACTCTACTCTTTGTTGTGCTCTTATTCATCTACTTCTTCACCTTGCTTGGAAATTCACTCATTTTCACAGCAATTGTTTCCTCATCTACCCTTCACACTCCCATGTATTTCTTCTTAGGACTTCTATCCATTTTTGATATGCTGTTCCCATCAGTAACCTGCCCCAAGATGCTACTTTATCTCTCTGGTCAGAGCTCCTCCATCTCTTACAAAGGCTGTGCTGCCCAGCTCTTCTTTTATCACCTGCTGGGTTCTACTGAAGGTTGCCTCTATTCTGTGATGGCTTGTGATCGCTATGTTGCCATCTGTCACCCACTGAGATACATGCTCATCATGAAACCTGGAGTGTGTGTGAGCTTGGTAACAATAGCTTGTTCAGTGGGGTTTCTTCATGCCACCATCCTGACCTCTTTTACCTTTCATTTAGTCTACTGCGCATCTAATCAAGTGGACTATTTCTTCTGTGACCTTCCTGCAGTTTTGCCTTTGGCTTGCTCTGATAGCAGACTGGCTCAGATGGTGGGTTCCATTAATGTTGGCATTCTGGCTCTGATGTTTGTCTTCAGTATTTCTTTCTCTTATGCACATATTGGAATTGCTATTCTGAGAATTAGTTCAGCAGAGGGCAGGCAGAAAGCATTCTCCACCTGCAGTGCCCACCTCACTGCCATCCTCTGTGCCTATGGACCTGTCATCATCATCTACCTGCAGCGCACACCAAACCCCCTGCTTGGTGCTTTGatgcaaatattaaataatattgtgTCACCCATGCTGAATGCATTAATCTATTCACTGAGGAACAAAGAAGTAAAGCGGTCTTTAAGAAGGGTATTTCACACTTTAGCTGAGGTGTTTAGGAATTAA
- the LOC142846776 gene encoding olfactory receptor 10N1 has protein sequence MRNYTLLNEFILLGIPHTQGLETLLFVVFLFIYFFTLLGNSLIFTAIVSSSTLHTPMYFFLGLLSIFDMLFPSVTCPKMLQYLSGQSSSISYKGCAAQLFFYHLLGSTEGCLYSVMACDRYVAICHPLRYMLIMKPGVCVSLVTIACSVGFLHATILTSFTFHLVYCASNQVDYFFCDLPAVLPLACSDSRLAQKVGSINVGFLALMLLFSVCVSYAHIGIAILRIRSAEGRQKAFSTCSAHLTAILCAYGPVIIIYLQRTPNPLLGAVVQILNNIVSPMLNSLIYSLRNKEVKRSLKRVFQNVFLCVQKQIWTQ, from the coding sequence ATGAGGAACTACACACTACTCAATGAATTCATCCTACTGggaataccacacacacaaggacTGGAGACTCTACTCTTTGTTGTGTTCTTATTCATCTACTTCTTCACCTTGCTTGGAAATTCACTCATTTTCACAGCAATTGTTTCCTCATCTACCCTTCACACTCCCATGTATTTCTTCTTAGGACTTCTATCCATTTTTGATATGCTGTTCCCATCAGTAACCTGCCCCAAGATGCTACAATATCTCTCTGGTCAGAGCTCCTCCATCTCTTACAAAGGCTGTGCTGCCCAGCTCTTCTTTTATCACCTGCTGGGTTCTACTGAAGGTTGCCTCTATTCTGTGATGGCTTGTGATCGCTATGTTGCCATCTGTCACCCACTGAGATACATGCTCATCATGAAACCTGGAGTGTGTGTGAGCTTGGTAACAATAGCTTGTTCAGTGGGGTTTCTTCATGCCACCATCCTGACctcttttacttttcatttagtCTACTGCGCATCTAATCAAGTGGACTATTTCTTCTGTGACCTTCCTGCAGTTTTGCCTTTGGCTTGCTCTGATAGCAGACTTGCTCAGAAGGTGGGTTCCATTAATGTTGGCTTTCTGGCTCTGATGCTTCTTTTCAGTGTTTGTGTCTCTTATGCACACATTGGGATTGCCATTCTGAGAATCCGTTCAGCAGAGGGCAGGCAGAAAGCATTCTCCACCTGCAGTGCCCACCTCACTGCCATCCTCTGTGCCTATGGACCTGTCATCATCATCTACCTGCAGCGCACACCAAACCCCCTGCTTGGTGCTGTGGtgcaaatattaaataatattgtcTCACCCATGCTGAACTCTTTAATCTATTCACTGAGGAACAAGGAAGTGAAGAGGTCCTTGAAGAGAGTTTTCCagaatgtgtttctttgtgttcaGAAACAAATTTGGACACAATAA